The proteins below are encoded in one region of bacterium:
- a CDS encoding MoaD/ThiS family protein encodes MKCKVLCLGRAAKEIEIGEGTTVEQAIQQAGFPKDSSYTRHVNGSPAFDSDVLQEGSVLTLVPQVKGGI; translated from the coding sequence ATGAAGTGCAAGGTGTTGTGTTTAGGACGTGCCGCCAAGGAGATCGAAATCGGTGAAGGCACCACCGTGGAGCAGGCCATTCAGCAGGCTGGCTTCCCGAAGGATTCGAGCTACACGCGGCACGTGAACGGCAGCCCGGCGTTCGATTCGGACGTGCTGCAGGAGGGCAGTGTGCTGACGCTCGTTCCGCAGGTGAAAGGTGGAATCTAA
- a CDS encoding CBASS cGAMP-activated phospholipase — MNSGRFQILSLDGGGIKGLFSAAVLAAIEEDCGTPITDHFDLITGTSTGGIIAIALGMGMSPREIVEFYLTYGPRIFPQWLGLKRAQHFAYRKYSPQNLITALRSCFGNKRFGESAKRLVIPSYSMGEDQVYLFRTPHHPKLRRDYKVFAWQVAAATSSAPTFFPCFKGVDGVRLIDGGVWANNPVMAGIVEAYRFLDVPLESIAVVSIGTTDETKARSQHLDNGGLIRWVVSKAATEIVLRSQSIAANNHAKLLLGEGNVERLNPTVPDGVFTLDGSQKADQLIGKAAFYSRLFTPVYTEKFSQHMAPQYVPLVTVDSPVPNN, encoded by the coding sequence TTGAATTCGGGCAGATTTCAGATACTATCACTTGATGGGGGAGGTATCAAGGGACTTTTTTCGGCAGCAGTGTTGGCAGCCATCGAGGAGGATTGCGGCACTCCGATAACCGATCATTTTGACCTGATTACCGGAACGTCCACGGGTGGTATTATTGCAATAGCTCTGGGCATGGGGATGTCACCTCGCGAGATCGTCGAATTCTATCTCACCTATGGACCGAGAATATTCCCACAATGGTTGGGACTCAAACGCGCGCAGCATTTCGCCTACCGCAAGTATTCGCCGCAGAACCTAATAACGGCTTTAAGAAGTTGCTTCGGAAATAAGCGTTTCGGAGAAAGCGCAAAGCGATTAGTGATTCCGTCTTACAGTATGGGTGAGGACCAAGTATATCTTTTTCGCACACCCCACCATCCCAAATTGAGGCGAGACTACAAAGTCTTTGCGTGGCAAGTAGCTGCTGCAACTTCCTCCGCCCCTACGTTCTTCCCATGTTTCAAAGGTGTTGACGGCGTTCGGCTGATTGACGGAGGCGTGTGGGCGAATAACCCGGTCATGGCCGGCATAGTCGAAGCGTACCGTTTCCTCGATGTGCCTTTGGAGTCGATTGCTGTGGTGAGCATTGGAACGACTGACGAAACCAAAGCGAGATCGCAGCATCTGGACAACGGCGGGCTCATCCGTTGGGTGGTCAGTAAAGCTGCCACAGAGATTGTCTTGCGCAGCCAGAGCATTGCGGCCAACAACCATGCAAAGCTACTACTCGGCGAAGGAAACGTGGAGAGATTGAATCCCACAGTCCCAGATGGCGTGTTCACGCTAGACGGAAGCCAGAAGGCAGATCAGCTCATAGGGAAAGCTGCTTTTTATAGCCGTCTATTCACACCTGTGTACACCGAGAAATTCAGCCAGCATATGGCACCGCAATATGTGCCGTTGGTAACCGTAGACTCTCCAGTGCCCAACAATTGA